From a region of the Paenibacillus lutimineralis genome:
- a CDS encoding DeoR/GlpR family DNA-binding transcription regulator, with product MLPIARKAKIKDLIIEKKNVTVAELTEIFNVTEETIRRDLKQLEDEGILIRIYGGAYISDGVQNDVNVNLREHIHVEGKKRIASKCVDFIKNGDSIFLDASTTSLYIANMIGSRRITVVTNSIKIVNTLVDSPNVHLVIVGGVVSNSSMSSLGRNAEQNMNSYYFDLAFISCRTISMQHGITDSNEQQAEVRRLAVERANTVYLVADHTKFDRTSFASICGFEHIHNIVVDEPLSQEWHEFLEANNIALTECEE from the coding sequence ATGCTACCTATCGCCCGTAAGGCCAAAATTAAAGATTTAATCATAGAGAAGAAAAATGTGACCGTTGCCGAGCTAACAGAAATCTTCAATGTTACCGAAGAGACAATTCGCAGAGACCTTAAGCAGCTGGAGGATGAAGGGATTCTGATTCGAATTTACGGCGGCGCCTACATATCAGACGGAGTGCAAAATGATGTGAATGTAAATCTGCGCGAACATATCCATGTAGAAGGCAAGAAACGGATCGCCAGCAAATGTGTGGACTTTATCAAAAACGGCGACTCCATCTTTCTGGATGCATCCACGACCTCTTTGTATATAGCTAACATGATTGGAAGCAGGCGGATTACCGTAGTAACCAATTCGATCAAAATCGTTAATACACTGGTAGATAGTCCGAATGTCCATCTGGTGATTGTCGGCGGCGTTGTGTCGAATAGCTCTATGTCGTCGCTTGGCCGCAATGCGGAACAGAATATGAACAGCTACTACTTTGACCTTGCCTTCATCTCCTGCCGCACCATAAGCATGCAGCATGGAATCACCGATTCCAATGAGCAGCAGGCCGAAGTAAGAAGGCTTGCCGTCGAACGCGCCAATACCGTGTATCTGGTTGCTGACCATACCAAATTTGACCGCACTTCTTTCGCCAGCATTTGCGGCTTTGAGCATATCCATAACATCGTCGTCGACGAACCACTGAGCCAGGAATGGCATGAGTTCCTCGAGGCTAATAATATAGCTCTAACGGAATGTGAGGAATAA
- a CDS encoding aldehyde dehydrogenase family protein, translating into MNLTEADVQKIVNSVITNIEKKLTDTVTPAAAPQAEPIRQAEAGATAGDRGVFNQVEDAVKAAYQAQADLLKNHKLEDREAMIEAIRQTTLANKQELAQMIVTETKLGKLAHKLDKLELTAIKTPGTEDLKTLAFSGDGGLTIVEQGPFGVIGAVTPVTNPVETIINNSIGMIASGNAVVFNVHPSSKKCSAYAVQMINQAIISAGGPENLVTMVKEPTKDTLDQIVAAPETKLLVGTGGPGLVKALLSSGKKAIGAGAGNPPVIVDETADLEHAAKEIIKGASFDNNILCIAEKEVFVVDSAADDLIYHMMNNGAYRLDQHELEQVMAFALEANEQQVARGCSLDTKRVYHTVKDWIGKDASAFLDKLGVNPGREVELLICEVDFDHPFVQLEQMMPILPIVRVKNLDEAIDMAVKAEHGNRHTAMMHSRNVDHLTRFARAIGTTIFVKNASSLAGVGFGGEGHTTMTIAGPTGEGITSARTFTRQRRCVLAEGAFRII; encoded by the coding sequence ATGAATTTAACGGAAGCGGACGTTCAGAAAATTGTTAACAGTGTTATTACCAACATCGAGAAGAAGCTGACGGATACAGTTACACCTGCCGCAGCTCCGCAGGCCGAACCGATAAGGCAAGCTGAAGCTGGTGCTACTGCCGGAGATCGCGGAGTGTTCAATCAGGTTGAGGATGCCGTGAAGGCGGCATATCAAGCGCAGGCCGATTTGTTGAAGAACCACAAGCTGGAAGACCGCGAAGCCATGATTGAGGCGATTCGCCAAACGACGCTTGCGAACAAGCAAGAACTTGCGCAGATGATTGTGACCGAGACGAAGCTCGGCAAGCTGGCGCATAAGCTGGACAAGCTAGAATTGACAGCGATCAAAACTCCGGGCACCGAAGATTTGAAAACGCTAGCATTTTCCGGAGATGGCGGTCTGACGATTGTAGAGCAAGGGCCGTTCGGCGTCATAGGAGCCGTGACTCCTGTAACGAATCCCGTAGAGACGATTATTAACAACTCAATCGGGATGATTGCTTCGGGGAATGCGGTCGTCTTTAATGTGCATCCTTCCTCCAAGAAATGCAGTGCTTACGCAGTGCAAATGATCAATCAAGCGATCATTTCCGCCGGCGGTCCAGAGAACCTTGTGACGATGGTGAAAGAGCCTACGAAGGATACACTTGATCAGATCGTAGCTGCTCCGGAGACGAAATTACTGGTCGGCACCGGCGGACCGGGCCTTGTCAAAGCGCTGTTGAGCTCAGGCAAAAAAGCGATCGGCGCAGGCGCCGGGAATCCGCCAGTCATTGTAGATGAGACGGCCGATTTGGAGCATGCAGCCAAGGAGATTATTAAAGGGGCATCGTTCGATAACAACATTCTCTGTATTGCTGAGAAGGAAGTGTTCGTCGTCGATTCCGCAGCCGACGATCTTATATATCACATGATGAACAACGGGGCATACCGCCTCGATCAACACGAGCTTGAGCAGGTCATGGCCTTTGCACTAGAGGCGAACGAACAGCAGGTTGCCCGAGGCTGCTCCCTTGATACGAAGCGAGTGTACCACACAGTGAAGGACTGGATCGGCAAGGATGCGTCGGCCTTCCTGGACAAGTTGGGCGTGAATCCGGGCAGAGAGGTGGAACTGCTGATTTGTGAGGTGGATTTCGATCATCCGTTTGTCCAATTAGAGCAAATGATGCCGATTCTGCCGATCGTACGGGTGAAGAACCTGGATGAGGCGATAGACATGGCGGTTAAAGCGGAGCATGGAAACCGCCATACGGCAATGATGCATTCGCGCAATGTTGACCATTTAACGCGGTTTGCCCGTGCTATTGGGACGACAATTTTTGTGAAGAACGCATCTTCTTTGGCCGGCGTCGGCTTTGGCGGAGAGGGGCATACAACGATGACCATTGCAGGACCGACGGGCGAGGGCATAACCTCCGCGAGAACCTTCACGAGACAAAGACGCTGCGTGTTGGCTGAGGGCGCATTCCGGATCATATAA
- a CDS encoding sugar ABC transporter ATP-binding protein: MGDIKRSKIEMKKISIEFPGVKALKEVDFATESGVSHALIGANGAGKSTLMKVLSGAYNHYTGEILMDGKLVNIRSPKDAKDLGIQIVYQEVDTALIPYLTVGENIMLDETVNDMGGRQFVDWKEIHRKSKEVLARLNVPVSTKKLASELTLAEKQMVLIARAISKECKYLILDEPTAPLSHAETEELFRIVRDLKQANVGVIFISHRLPELFEICDDITIMRDGKFVIKEKIGNLVQNQVVEYMLGKKMDQQFPKHNITLGEKCFEIKGFGDGASVHGINMYVRRGEVVGLGGLVGAGKTELCKALFGLSKTRTGELVLNGKKLAYRTPHAAVKEGIALVPEERRKEGILVSESVSVNLTAVSLSKFTSLRTFLNFKKEKEISRQMIASLGVKTPNEQAKVKNLSGGNQQKIAIGKWLVGDAEVYIFDEPTKGVDVGAKRDIFELISGLAAKGKCVIYASCEMSELLGITDRMYVLYDGQVVKELETSKTNEEEILFYSTGGK, from the coding sequence ATGGGCGATATAAAAAGATCCAAAATCGAAATGAAGAAGATCTCAATTGAGTTCCCTGGGGTGAAGGCGTTAAAGGAAGTTGATTTTGCTACAGAGTCGGGGGTGAGCCACGCTTTGATCGGTGCCAACGGCGCTGGCAAATCAACGCTGATGAAGGTGCTGTCCGGCGCTTATAACCACTATACAGGTGAAATCTTAATGGATGGCAAGCTGGTTAATATTCGTTCTCCGAAGGATGCCAAGGATCTCGGCATTCAGATCGTATATCAGGAGGTCGATACAGCCTTAATCCCTTATCTTACCGTCGGCGAGAATATCATGCTGGATGAGACTGTGAATGATATGGGCGGCAGGCAATTCGTGGACTGGAAGGAGATTCATCGTAAATCGAAGGAAGTGCTGGCCAGACTAAATGTTCCTGTCTCCACCAAGAAGCTTGCCAGTGAGTTAACCTTGGCTGAGAAGCAAATGGTGCTTATTGCAAGAGCGATCTCCAAGGAATGCAAATATTTGATTCTTGATGAGCCTACAGCTCCATTAAGTCATGCCGAAACGGAAGAACTGTTTCGAATAGTCAGAGATTTGAAGCAAGCGAATGTAGGCGTGATCTTCATCTCTCACCGCCTGCCTGAGCTGTTTGAAATTTGTGATGATATTACGATCATGCGGGACGGCAAGTTTGTCATTAAAGAGAAGATAGGAAATCTGGTTCAGAACCAAGTTGTTGAATACATGCTCGGCAAGAAAATGGACCAGCAGTTCCCAAAACATAATATTACACTTGGTGAGAAATGCTTCGAAATCAAGGGCTTCGGCGATGGAGCGAGCGTGCATGGAATTAATATGTATGTACGCAGAGGCGAGGTTGTTGGCCTCGGCGGTCTGGTTGGCGCCGGGAAGACGGAACTGTGCAAAGCGTTGTTCGGCCTAAGCAAGACGAGAACGGGAGAACTGGTGCTGAACGGCAAGAAGCTGGCCTATAGAACGCCGCATGCCGCCGTGAAGGAAGGGATTGCCCTTGTGCCGGAGGAACGCCGCAAAGAAGGCATTCTCGTCTCCGAATCTGTGTCTGTGAACTTGACGGCGGTTAGCTTGAGTAAGTTCACCAGCTTGAGAACCTTCCTTAACTTCAAGAAGGAGAAGGAGATCTCCAGGCAAATGATCGCCAGCCTGGGCGTAAAGACCCCAAATGAACAAGCGAAGGTAAAAAATCTCTCAGGCGGCAACCAGCAGAAAATCGCTATCGGTAAATGGCTCGTCGGCGATGCAGAGGTTTATATCTTTGATGAGCCGACCAAAGGCGTCGATGTCGGCGCCAAGCGGGACATTTTCGAGCTGATCTCTGGGCTTGCGGCGAAAGGGAAATGCGTCATTTACGCCTCCTGCGAAATGTCGGAGCTATTGGGAATCACAGACCGTATGTACGTACTCTATGACGGGCAGGTCGTCAAAGAGCTGGAAACAAGCAAAACGAACGAAGAAGAGATACTGTTCTACTCGACTGGAGGCAAGTAG
- the mtnA gene encoding S-methyl-5-thioribose-1-phosphate isomerase: MSNQQDILSSVIQSVRLDDANDTLIILDQTLLPNEKVFLALQEMKDIWDAIYHLRVRGAPAIGIAAGYGVYLGTKQSRAETYDDLYADFLKVKEYLASSRPTAVNLFWALDRMESRLKRETGKPVDEVKAALLEESEMIRSEDEQICKSIGEFALSLLKPGMGLLTHCNAGTIATAKYGTALAPMYLGQERGYDFKVYADETRPLLQGARLTAWELKEAGVDVTLICDNMASIVMKEGKIQAVLVGCDRVAKNGDTANKIGTSGVAILAKHYGIPFYVCAPLSTIDLNCKHGDDIHIELRPSEEITTKFYAKPQAPEGVQTYNPCFDVTDHSLITAIITENGIAYAPFEESLPVMFKHDK, from the coding sequence ATGTCTAATCAACAGGATATTCTATCATCTGTAATTCAATCTGTCAGACTGGACGACGCCAATGACACGCTAATCATACTTGATCAGACCTTGCTTCCGAATGAGAAGGTGTTCCTAGCGTTACAGGAGATGAAGGATATATGGGACGCAATTTATCATTTGCGTGTCCGCGGCGCTCCTGCCATTGGAATCGCGGCGGGTTATGGTGTATATCTTGGAACCAAACAGTCCCGGGCGGAAACTTACGATGATCTGTATGCTGATTTCCTCAAGGTGAAGGAATATTTGGCTTCTTCAAGACCGACGGCGGTGAACCTGTTCTGGGCATTGGACCGCATGGAGAGCCGTTTGAAGCGGGAGACCGGCAAGCCGGTGGACGAAGTGAAGGCGGCCCTGCTTGAAGAATCCGAGATGATCCGCTCCGAAGACGAGCAAATCTGCAAAAGTATCGGCGAATTTGCACTCTCTCTGCTTAAGCCAGGCATGGGCCTGTTGACGCACTGTAATGCAGGTACGATAGCAACCGCTAAATATGGCACAGCGCTTGCGCCGATGTACTTAGGCCAGGAGCGGGGATATGACTTCAAAGTATATGCGGATGAGACGCGTCCGCTGCTCCAGGGAGCCAGACTTACGGCATGGGAGTTGAAGGAGGCTGGGGTAGATGTTACGCTGATCTGTGACAATATGGCTTCCATCGTCATGAAGGAAGGAAAGATTCAGGCTGTCCTTGTCGGCTGCGACCGCGTCGCCAAGAATGGGGATACTGCGAACAAAATCGGTACTTCAGGTGTGGCGATTCTGGCCAAGCACTATGGAATCCCGTTCTATGTATGCGCGCCGCTGTCCACTATCGACTTGAACTGCAAGCATGGTGATGATATTCATATCGAGCTGAGACCGTCCGAGGAGATTACGACGAAGTTCTATGCCAAACCGCAAGCACCGGAGGGCGTCCAGACGTACAATCCGTGCTTCGACGTAACCGATCACAGCCTGATCACCGCGATCATAACGGAGAACGGGATTGCGTACGCGCCGTTTGAGGAAAGTCTGCCAGTAATGTTCAAGCATGACAAGTAA
- a CDS encoding class II aldolase/adducin family protein, with protein sequence MLDNQKYLSDFEAKKMICEIGRRVYAKGFVAANDGNISVKTGPNAIWATPTGVSKGFMTPDMLVKVDLNGKVLAGKLKPSSEIKMHLRVYKENPNVNAVVHAHPQAATAFAIAGIGLDQAYSPEGVILLGNVPVAPYATPSTQEVPDSIAPYCKDYNAVLLANHGALTWGRDIMEAYFRMESLEHYAMTVILTKKITNQVQELTCEQLTELIKIRENMGIKTGGTLTCRTDSPERPDGQTPGQAVQEADKQDLIQTIVAKVTEEVMRRLPLGH encoded by the coding sequence ATGCTGGATAATCAGAAATATTTAAGTGATTTCGAAGCGAAGAAGATGATATGTGAAATTGGCAGACGAGTTTATGCGAAGGGCTTTGTAGCGGCGAATGATGGAAATATATCGGTGAAAACCGGACCGAATGCGATTTGGGCGACACCTACGGGTGTCAGCAAAGGCTTCATGACACCAGATATGTTAGTGAAGGTGGATCTGAACGGCAAGGTGTTGGCTGGCAAGCTGAAGCCTTCTTCAGAGATCAAGATGCATCTGAGAGTCTACAAGGAGAATCCGAATGTCAATGCAGTAGTCCATGCGCATCCGCAGGCGGCGACGGCGTTCGCTATTGCCGGGATCGGACTGGATCAGGCTTATTCACCGGAGGGTGTCATTTTGCTGGGAAATGTGCCTGTTGCTCCTTATGCAACACCAAGCACGCAGGAGGTGCCGGATTCAATCGCTCCTTACTGTAAGGACTATAACGCAGTATTGCTGGCTAATCACGGCGCCTTGACTTGGGGCAGGGACATCATGGAGGCTTACTTCCGTATGGAGTCTCTGGAGCATTATGCCATGACGGTCATTCTTACCAAGAAAATTACAAATCAGGTACAGGAGCTGACCTGCGAGCAATTAACCGAGCTGATTAAGATCAGGGAGAACATGGGGATCAAGACGGGCGGTACGTTGACCTGCCGTACGGATTCGCCGGAACGGCCAGATGGACAGACGCCTGGGCAGGCGGTGCAAGAAGCAGACAAGCAGGATTTGATTCAGACGATCGTAGCCAAGGTGACGGAAGAAGTGATGAGAAGACTTCCTCTGGGACATTAG
- a CDS encoding sugar ABC transporter substrate-binding protein, giving the protein MKTLIISLLAIVLVVTGCSAGGGTKKGTNEGSNSSKNTAEKKVTVEGLPDAIKNKDNIKLMVVRKIGGDDHTAQYLAGAKQEGESMGVTVDTFTANGDTAKFHDAILQAVDKKYDGIIISHGDDAATVDEVKSIVDKGIPVVTFDSNPDLQNIPGVTLTSQDDEALARLTLDNLIKEKGENAKIIYLWVDGFPPMVRRNNVYQEYLKKYPGIVEVERFGVAAGDTSVQTQNAVSAMLTKHKKGEVDAVFAAWDAFAIGATRAIKEAGRDEVQIYGIDVSNSDLQLLQMDGSPWVSTAAVDPKMIGAVNVRILLNKIAGEETPQTYDMEANLITQEKLKESTEPVNMVNLSKIVPGWGETDAFLTDWMKALKDAYKK; this is encoded by the coding sequence ATGAAAACGCTTATCATTAGTTTGCTGGCCATCGTTTTGGTGGTTACTGGCTGCTCAGCTGGAGGAGGAACTAAAAAAGGGACGAATGAGGGCTCCAATTCCTCCAAAAATACTGCTGAGAAGAAAGTCACCGTCGAAGGGCTGCCGGATGCTATCAAGAACAAGGATAACATCAAACTTATGGTGGTCCGTAAAATCGGAGGGGATGATCATACTGCACAATACCTGGCCGGCGCTAAGCAAGAAGGCGAATCGATGGGGGTTACAGTGGATACTTTCACAGCCAATGGAGATACGGCCAAATTCCATGATGCGATTTTGCAGGCTGTAGACAAAAAATATGACGGAATTATTATTTCTCATGGTGATGACGCGGCTACAGTGGATGAAGTGAAGTCGATCGTCGACAAGGGGATTCCTGTAGTAACCTTTGACTCGAATCCCGACTTGCAGAATATTCCCGGTGTTACCTTGACGTCACAGGATGACGAGGCGCTGGCTAGGCTGACGCTTGATAACCTGATCAAGGAAAAGGGCGAAAACGCGAAGATTATTTACCTGTGGGTTGACGGCTTCCCTCCAATGGTGAGACGTAACAATGTGTATCAGGAGTACTTGAAGAAATACCCTGGCATCGTAGAAGTTGAACGCTTTGGCGTAGCGGCTGGCGATACTTCCGTGCAAACGCAAAACGCGGTCTCCGCGATGCTCACTAAACATAAGAAGGGCGAAGTTGACGCTGTATTTGCAGCTTGGGACGCATTCGCAATCGGTGCAACCAGAGCTATTAAGGAAGCTGGGCGTGATGAGGTTCAAATCTATGGCATCGACGTATCGAACAGTGACCTTCAGCTACTGCAAATGGATGGAAGTCCATGGGTGTCCACGGCTGCAGTTGATCCTAAAATGATTGGTGCCGTTAACGTCCGTATTCTACTTAATAAAATTGCCGGCGAAGAAACGCCGCAAACCTATGACATGGAAGCAAATCTTATTACACAAGAGAAGCTTAAGGAGTCCACAGAGCCGGTTAATATGGTCAACCTGTCGAAGATTGTTCCAGGCTGGGGCGAGACAGATGCATTCTTGACAGACTGGATGAAAGCGCTTAAGGATGCTTATAAGAAGTAG
- the mtnK gene encoding S-methyl-5-thioribose kinase translates to MRDFSTYFTMKESDAIDYSATQLDIFDQAAELACTEIGDGNLNFVFRVRDQKSGKSIIVKQAGPVARISSDIAVSTDRNRIESEILAIQYELAPGSVPQIYKFDSVMNCCVMEDLSDHVIMRKALMEHKQFPLFADHITTFLVSTLLLTSDVVMNHKEKKDLVKRFINQDLCEITEDLVYTEPFYDCSRNDVFGLTRAFAEEHIWNDEALLLETAKLKFEFMTHAQSLIHGDLHTGSIFVKEDSTKIFDPEFAFYGPAGYDIGNVIANLIFAYINAEMTMGAGPVKDKHIAWLLETIQSVIDLFQDKWNKLWDEKAADRVARYQGFKSFYLGNVLKDTAAVSGLEMIRRTLGLAHVKDVTSIADESRRAQAEKFCLIVGKRFIMEREQLTTGAKYLEILKAGVQHV, encoded by the coding sequence ATGAGAGATTTCAGCACTTATTTTACAATGAAGGAATCGGACGCAATTGACTATAGTGCAACACAACTGGACATTTTTGATCAAGCCGCAGAGCTGGCATGTACGGAGATCGGGGATGGGAACCTGAACTTCGTCTTCCGGGTTCGGGATCAGAAATCGGGTAAATCGATTATTGTGAAGCAGGCTGGTCCGGTGGCTAGGATATCAAGCGATATAGCAGTTTCTACCGACCGCAACCGGATTGAGAGCGAGATTCTTGCTATTCAATATGAGCTTGCGCCAGGTTCAGTGCCGCAAATTTATAAATTTGACAGCGTCATGAATTGCTGTGTGATGGAGGATTTATCCGATCATGTCATTATGAGAAAAGCGCTTATGGAGCATAAGCAGTTCCCTCTTTTTGCCGATCATATTACGACTTTTCTGGTCAGCACATTGCTGCTAACCTCGGATGTAGTTATGAATCATAAGGAAAAGAAAGATCTGGTCAAGCGCTTCATCAATCAGGATTTATGTGAGATTACAGAGGATCTCGTGTATACGGAGCCGTTCTATGATTGCTCTCGCAACGATGTGTTCGGGCTGACCCGTGCGTTTGCTGAAGAGCATATATGGAATGACGAGGCATTGCTGCTGGAGACGGCCAAGCTGAAATTTGAATTTATGACCCATGCGCAGTCGCTGATTCATGGCGATCTGCATACAGGCTCCATCTTCGTTAAGGAAGATTCTACGAAGATTTTCGACCCTGAATTTGCTTTCTATGGCCCGGCAGGCTACGATATCGGCAATGTGATCGCTAACCTGATCTTTGCATACATTAACGCAGAAATGACGATGGGGGCGGGTCCTGTCAAGGACAAGCATATCGCTTGGTTGCTGGAGACGATCCAGTCTGTTATAGATCTGTTCCAGGACAAATGGAACAAGCTGTGGGACGAGAAGGCGGCGGATCGGGTAGCGCGATACCAAGGCTTCAAATCCTTCTATCTGGGCAATGTACTTAAAGATACAGCGGCTGTATCTGGTCTTGAGATGATTCGCAGAACTCTTGGCCTGGCCCATGTGAAGGATGTGACGTCTATCGCTGATGAGTCCAGACGGGCGCAAGCTGAGAAGTTCTGCCTGATCGTGGGTAAGCGGTTCATTATGGAGCGAGAGCAGTTGACGACGGGTGCCAAATACTTGGAGATTTTGAAAGCGGGGGTGCAGCATGTCTAA
- a CDS encoding BMC domain-containing protein, which produces MREALGMVETIGMTAAIRAADMMIKCAYIEVAGFEKSGAGYVTVLIKGSTASVQAALEIGEEEAGRTGQIIAVHAINNPYEGIRSLIPVDRMENEDEEL; this is translated from the coding sequence TTGAGAGAAGCCCTAGGAATGGTCGAGACGATCGGAATGACTGCTGCAATCCGTGCCGCGGATATGATGATCAAATGCGCCTACATTGAAGTGGCCGGATTTGAGAAATCAGGTGCGGGATATGTAACGGTTCTGATCAAGGGTTCCACCGCATCTGTGCAGGCTGCTTTAGAGATTGGAGAGGAAGAGGCGGGCCGTACGGGGCAAATCATCGCTGTTCACGCGATCAATAACCCCTATGAAGGAATCCGTTCCTTAATCCCGGTGGACAGAATGGAGAATGAAGATGAAGAGCTATGA
- a CDS encoding ABC transporter permease yields the protein MSKGNSAQTARKFDFFDVLYKYGTLITIVVLIAFFGIMSDGFLQGSNIINILRSISIVTIIAIGITISLSVDGFDLSVGSVASLANAVVISMFVWYGQNIVLGIIVAIAVSLIVGVLNSFAIVKLRIPDMLMTLAMMFIVQGIALTYTRGATVSENMVMPDGSFATGTISPIFAKLGQVPWIIIIMIVVVLIVHIFLNYTKHGRYMYVIGGNPEAAKLSGIAVNKYRVAAYLLSALFAAIGGIILASRVMTAEVNAGAPYLMDAVAAAFIGLSVLGSGKPNAIGTFVGAILIGVLQNGLVMMSVPYYAMDIVKGTVLALALALTYYRNKG from the coding sequence ATGAGCAAAGGGAATTCGGCACAAACAGCCCGGAAATTTGATTTCTTTGATGTTCTATACAAGTACGGAACGTTGATCACTATCGTGGTTCTGATCGCATTTTTCGGAATCATGTCCGATGGCTTCCTGCAAGGCTCCAACATTATCAATATTTTAAGGTCGATCTCTATCGTAACAATTATTGCGATCGGGATTACGATCTCCCTGTCTGTAGACGGTTTTGATCTGTCTGTCGGCTCCGTTGCATCACTCGCGAATGCAGTCGTCATTTCCATGTTTGTCTGGTACGGCCAGAACATCGTTCTGGGCATTATTGTAGCGATCGCTGTCAGCTTGATTGTCGGGGTCCTTAATTCCTTCGCAATCGTTAAGCTGCGGATTCCGGATATGCTGATGACACTCGCCATGATGTTCATTGTTCAGGGGATTGCCTTGACTTATACAAGAGGTGCGACTGTATCCGAGAATATGGTCATGCCGGACGGCAGCTTTGCAACAGGTACAATCAGCCCGATCTTCGCCAAGCTGGGGCAGGTTCCTTGGATCATTATTATTATGATCGTCGTTGTGTTAATCGTTCATATTTTCCTGAACTATACGAAGCATGGCCGCTATATGTACGTTATCGGCGGCAATCCGGAGGCTGCCAAGCTGTCCGGGATCGCCGTGAATAAATATCGCGTTGCCGCTTACCTTTTGTCTGCTCTGTTCGCAGCGATCGGCGGAATTATTCTTGCATCGCGGGTGATGACGGCTGAAGTTAACGCAGGCGCGCCATATCTGATGGATGCCGTAGCCGCTGCCTTTATCGGCTTGTCCGTTCTTGGTTCGGGCAAACCGAACGCGATTGGTACTTTTGTTGGGGCGATCCTGATCGGCGTGCTGCAGAACGGCCTTGTTATGATGTCTGTTCCATATTATGCGATGGACATTGTCAAAGGAACTGTCCTAGCGCTGGCGCTGGCCCTGACTTATTACAGAAACAAGGGATAA
- a CDS encoding BMC domain-containing protein produces MGRYAVGFLEVQGYSVALAAADKACKAANITVHGMDCNNPPDENNAVIPVMVQVKFTGPISDVRIALEVAYETACEHVTPNEVMIRCIPSSSSELHALLPIGKVKRK; encoded by the coding sequence ATGGGTCGTTACGCGGTTGGTTTCCTAGAAGTTCAAGGCTACAGTGTAGCGCTCGCAGCGGCAGACAAGGCGTGCAAGGCTGCCAATATTACAGTTCACGGCATGGATTGCAACAACCCGCCGGATGAGAATAATGCCGTCATCCCGGTGATGGTACAGGTGAAGTTCACCGGTCCTATCAGCGATGTGAGGATTGCGCTTGAAGTTGCGTATGAGACGGCCTGTGAGCATGTAACTCCCAATGAAGTGATGATCCGCTGCATCCCTTCAAGCTCCAGTGAATTGCATGCCTTGCTCCCGATCGGGAAGGTGAAACGCAAGTAG